A window of Pyrus communis chromosome 3, drPyrComm1.1, whole genome shotgun sequence genomic DNA:
GAAATTTTGTTTATCAAAGTTTACTCTTCAGAATACAATTATATATGTGCATGCTTAAGGCAGTATAATAAACCTTATTCAGTTAAAACACACGTATAAAGCATTTACGTGGGAGGATTTTGTACTATCTTGAAGTAATTCCATCATAAAATCTCTTTTTGCGCGTTGTGAGTTTCATGTAGATCAAGTTTCTGGGTTCTGAAAGCAAGAGAAAACATGGGCGAACAAATAACTAGTTATATTGACTAACAAGTTGTTGACATTGCAGGTCGGATCCGTTACAGGCATATGTTTCACCTGCTTTCTCATAAGATGCTTTGTGGTAAGGTTCAAACCATTCTAATGCAGTAGTGATTTGAAGAACCCTTATCTTGCATTCTTATAGAAGAACAGTTAACATTCCAGTTGAAGAAAGTTATCTTTGTGCCTGTCTTACACACCTTACTTCCAAAATAAGATGTAAATAAATTAAACGAAAACCCAAAAGAGCAATAATATTTCTTCACTAGTTGCACTACTTTCTTGATTTGCTTTATGAGGTCTTGCTTTTATCCGCATATATTCGGTTTGCTCGGAGTTTCATTAACTCGATTGAAAAATGTAGGTTGTCCTTTCAGCTTTCGATACAGACTTGTCACTTGATGTTTTGGATCACCCGGTTTTGAATGTGATCTACTACATGGTAATCTACTAAGCTTGTCTATTTCTAAGGATAATTTTCCGTTCTTATTCTTCAACTCTTTTACTTTTCccccttaaaatttgaaatctgtCCTCTGCAGCTGGTTGAGATCCTGCCTTCAGCACTAGTCCTTTACATCTTGCGCAAATTGCCCCCCAAGAGAGTATCGGCTCAGTATCATCCGATCCGTTAGTATGAtccatttttattcttttatgttaattttgCCCCCCTAGGATTATTCTTTACGGATAGGGAGTTTGGTGCAAATGAAATTGATCGACAAGAGGAAAAGCCTGAAAAAAGTCCAGATGTAGAATTCTGGCGTGGCTCATGCTGCCGGCAGTTTTTTTAGATGCATGTATATTACACAGCTCTCTAGAGCTAGCCAAGGGAAGATGGTTAAATCGATTCGACGGTTATTTTGACAGTTGCGGTTTATTCGATCAACGTTGTGTCGAAAGGAAATGTTCGTGTAATTTTATTGTTGTAGGTTTTGTTTCTATTTGTTCTGAGTTCCACATCATGGTTATGCTGAAGCTGAATCGATTTGTTCTCTTTTCCTCGGTAGACAATTGATGTGAAATAATGTAAGCAGGTCATTTTTCATGCTTTTGTTTTAAGCCTATGTTTGCAAAAAGTGTTTTCTGTCAACCAAAAATGCGTACGGGCAGCATTTTGACAGAAAACCGAAGTGTCTATGGAtgggaaaagtgctttgtggaAAAGCATTCATGCTGAGCACGTCCGAGTGCTTTTTTTCTAAGCACTTGGAATTTTTAACAAGAATTTCAACCTGCATAAGTAACACCTGTTTGTAAACTGGAGTACTCCAGGGTAGCAACCCTAAACGACCTCGTAGCAGTAAGAGTAGAATCAGATGAATTTTGAGATTGGTGCAACCCTAAACAACCTTGACGAGTAAAACAAAAAGccaagggtggtgctatccacacactccttgttaatttctgtcatttgatttttttcaattcattcgatctgaccgcagaaaaagaggtgtgtgtggaaggaaaaaaaaggtgtGTAGCACCGCTCAAAAACAATACATATCAGTGAACATCTTTCTATATATTACAAAGCCGAAAATCCATCCTAAATGCCAGATAAATATACCAAAAGCTATAACCCTCATCAACCTGGCTTTCCTCGACATCTGATTAATCTTGGTGAAGTTCCTCCACGGGTGGTGGTGCAAATCTCACATTTGGTCGTGCCACCACAACAGGGTCATCGGCAAATAGTGCTTTGATAAGTGAAGGGGTTCTCAAGGGCCGGCGACCTGTCATTCGTGGGTAAACATCTTCTAGAAAGTAATAGGCATGACCGGCAATCATTCCCTGATTAAACAGAAAGTAAAGGATTAGTACATGTACACCTCAAAACCTTAAAGCATCGTTGTATAACCAGTGAGGTAGATTCATAAGTGATTTATGTGTGAATTAACACAACTGTTTTTGAAATTATCGGTAAACTAAATTGATATATCAATAACAGTGCAGAGTCCTAGAAAAGATAACGCACCAAAAGATCCACCCAAGGGCTAGCTCCGACCAAGACGGAGAACGTCAGAAGAACCTGGAGGAAAAACGAAAGAACCGTTTCAGGATAACTCGTCTAAGATTAATTCCAAAGAGATATACGTTCAACAACAGAAATCAAGAAAACAATTCAAGATTACTGACCCAAGGTAGGTAAGCTGCTGTGAAGGTAAAGAGGCCCAAGAAGCTCATATGAATGAAAGGATTTTGCTTGCTCCACACATAGACCTGTAAAACAGGATGCATAAGAGTCCTCTAAAAACAATACGAACATACCAAACTTTGGAACAATCCATTGAAACTCAACAAAGAAAATGTATCGAACCATCATGAACGTTAGTGAGTTGCTGAGGAATATAATCTTTGCAAACGACTCAGACAAATGAGGTATCATCCCTCCAACCAGAACTATCCCAGTCAACATAGTGGCACCAAATAAGAGCATATAAAAGAAATCCGCAGTCCGTCCTCGAAAAGAGTTCTCTTCAAGAAGCTTGCAGTACCGAGCAAGAAAGAACATGTGGAACATGAAATCCAAGTCTGGCAATGCCAAATATAAAACCatttcaagaaagaaaaaaaaaccagttaCAACTATCCGACATGAATTTCGCTCCCAACAATTGAAAGTATTTTAAAAGTAGATAGTAGCAATTACCCATTTTCCGGAAGTAAAGGAAATTAGTAACGAGCCGCCAGAATTGATACTGCTTGACCACTAGATTAGGGTTCAAGTACAGATTGTGAGGAGAAATTATCTGCGAAAGTTTACCGTTAAACGACGAAAACAATCAGTaaacaaagagaaagaagtAACAACAAGTACTACCTAAAACCTTCCAAACTTCCAACAAATCCTATGAAGCATGACAATTTCAACACAGAATCAACTAATAACTACCAAATCCAGaacaaaattagagaaaaaaaaaattaatgctaAAATTTAATCCCAGCTGCTAGAATTTAACCCAGCTGCCAGATCTTAAGCTCCATTGAAGTACAAGATAACAGTAATAAACAATTAAACATATTTACATAAAAGCACAAATTTCGAAAATAATCATTCCCAAACAAATTTATACAAAAGCCATAACATTCAGCTGCCCAAGTAAAAATCAAAGCTAGAACAAACAAATTTCTAAAGTTCAGTCAAAACCCAATTGAAATTAGACAAAATCAGGGAAACTCATTTGCACAGAGCTAATAGGGACGATTCTAGAGcgagaaagattgaaaattttcgatgagagagagagagaggcataCGTCGAGGGAGCAACCGATGTTGGTGAGAACAGCTGCGGTGAGGTACGAGCGGGTGATGACGGGCATCTGCTTGTACCATTCTTCGACTGCCTGAGCCATGATTATGCTATCAATTTACAGCTCGAAGCAAAATCCGACCAATTTTTTTGAGGGTTTGGAAAttttgcaggaaaaaaaaaaaaagatgagattTTTGAGATGCGAGGGATTCAAGGGAAGAGAAGAGACGATAGTCACGAGAGACGGGTATTGCTCTTTTGTATCTCGCCTGTACTGGGATGACAAATCAAGGGCCAATCAGAGAGGGAGTGACTGTCACGGACTAACCATTTTGTTCCTCTCGTATTGGACTCGTTGACATTGGAAGAGGATCCTATCCAGATCTACTTTGCGGAATCTTAGGAATTTCTACATCTTAATCGTTCATCTTGCGATCAATTTTAgttagatactatttgtgtttaattttaaataaaataaattaaatatttttttactgtATGATACACAATAAATGATTAAGATGTGGGAATCCTAGATCCTAGGATACCCATAAACAGAATCAAGGGCCAATCAGAGAGCGAGTGACTGTCACGGACCAACCATGTTGATCCTCTCATGTTGGACTTGTAGATgttggaagaggatcctctccggatctacTTTGCGGAATTTTAGGAATTCTCACATCATAATCGTTCATTTTGCAGTCAGTTTTTATcagatattatttgtgtttaatttaaataattatttaccGCATGATACACAATTAATAACTAAGATATGAGAATTATAAATCCTTAGGATATCCACAAACTAAATCTGGATGAGATCTAATTCCTTAGACGCTTATCGCTACTGTTTCGTGACTATTGAGTTTTTGGGCTCTCAGGCCCATGGGCCCCATATATGGAATCATTTGTGTTTtggttggatttttattttgtaaatatttaGTTCGGGTTCTAACTTCTGAGGGGAAAAAGGGAATCGAGGAGATTCAAACCCGAATGAAGAGGGTCATAGAAGTGCTTGATTTTTACTGATGACATAATTCTTTGTTCTACATGTGATTGTATGGCTATTTTATTTCATGAAGCAAAATTTGCACTATAACCAAATGCGATATGAGGAACAAAGAACATTCGCGAAGTGAAATCCAACCGTGGTCGAGAAGTTCATCAATTGCTTGGTTACCATGTTGTTTGTTTCATGAAGATGTGGTCTAGGTTTTCTTTCTCACCTGCTTCTGTTTTCTTCTTATATTCTTGGACTACAACATTCTCGAAACGATCGACAGAAGTAGGAGGAAGAACGCAGACAATGCTGGGCCTCAAACGCTGAAAGGCTTACCGGGTTTTTGACGCGACACTCAAAGAGGAAGCTTTCATGGAAGCTGGGGAATTGAGGGAGATGAGAC
This region includes:
- the LOC137727963 gene encoding derlin-2.2-like, coding for MAQAVEEWYKQMPVITRSYLTAAVLTNIGCSLDIISPHNLYLNPNLVVKQYQFWRLVTNFLYFRKMDLDFMFHMFFLARYCKLLEENSFRGRTADFFYMLLFGATMLTGIVLVGGMIPHLSESFAKIIFLSNSLTFMMVYVWSKQNPFIHMSFLGLFTFTAAYLPWVLLTFSVLVGASPWVDLLGMIAGHAYYFLEDVYPRMTGRRPLRTPSLIKALFADDPVVVARPNVRFAPPPVEELHQD